Proteins encoded by one window of Streptacidiphilus sp. PB12-B1b:
- a CDS encoding SAV2148 family HEPN domain-containing protein, which produces MVRSGMVVPDGGAAGGTARGEAPTLVARTGPGRTAPHQPGPLEPSLAWPPAAWDEARVRVRRAGRAYVWLNLVEQRLRSVVAEVLRPVYEPVHGEDWVIAAAGPAGEEWVQRAGAVREVSRRKGYLLDPDDDSLVVFLTLPQLRELMVQHWPCFEPFLADRREVELALDELEVARHVVSRNRALSENVLAQAERAGARLLALLDGGTDAPGLRAPVDVVEELVGDRYADVIGVHADRVRLQRDLPVEDLLAGARRLDALGISLNLLCQNFTGRRLVGLADAGCRIRLLFLNPASSAVRRRERELGIGRGELAKSVETNIMHVRRVRARLRDAGAFEIRVYDELPRCTAYLVDGDGPDGLGVVQPYLRRARGMESPALVVRGGTPGPILSGRPPEPGLFQVYQEEFEGVWSDSRPVS; this is translated from the coding sequence ATGGTGAGGTCCGGGATGGTCGTCCCCGACGGCGGTGCCGCAGGAGGCACGGCGCGGGGCGAGGCCCCCACGCTCGTCGCCCGCACCGGCCCCGGCCGGACGGCGCCGCACCAGCCGGGGCCGCTGGAACCCTCCCTCGCCTGGCCGCCCGCCGCCTGGGACGAGGCCCGGGTCCGGGTCCGCCGGGCCGGACGCGCCTACGTCTGGCTCAACCTGGTCGAGCAGCGGCTGCGCTCGGTCGTCGCCGAGGTGCTGCGCCCGGTCTACGAGCCGGTGCACGGCGAGGACTGGGTGATCGCCGCCGCCGGGCCCGCCGGGGAGGAGTGGGTCCAGCGCGCCGGGGCCGTCCGCGAGGTCAGCCGGCGCAAGGGCTACCTGCTCGACCCGGACGACGACAGCCTGGTGGTCTTCCTCACCCTGCCGCAGCTGCGCGAGCTGATGGTCCAGCACTGGCCCTGCTTCGAGCCCTTCCTGGCCGACCGGCGCGAGGTCGAACTGGCCCTGGACGAGCTGGAGGTGGCCCGGCACGTCGTCTCCCGCAACCGCGCCCTGTCGGAGAACGTCCTCGCCCAGGCCGAGCGCGCCGGGGCCCGGCTGCTGGCGCTGCTCGACGGCGGCACGGACGCCCCCGGCCTGCGCGCGCCGGTCGACGTGGTGGAGGAACTGGTCGGCGACCGCTACGCCGACGTCATAGGCGTGCACGCGGACCGGGTCCGGCTCCAGCGCGACCTGCCGGTCGAGGACCTGCTCGCGGGCGCCCGGCGGCTGGACGCGCTCGGCATCAGCCTCAACCTGCTCTGCCAGAATTTCACCGGGAGGCGGCTGGTCGGCCTGGCCGACGCCGGCTGCCGCATCCGGCTGCTCTTCCTCAACCCCGCCAGCAGCGCCGTCCGCCGCCGGGAGCGCGAACTGGGCATCGGCCGGGGCGAACTGGCGAAGTCGGTGGAGACCAACATCATGCACGTCCGCCGGGTCCGGGCCCGGCTGCGCGACGCCGGGGCGTTCGAGATCCGGGTCTACGACGAACTGCCGCGCTGCACCGCCTATCTGGTGGACGGTGACGGCCCGGACGGCCTCGGCGTGGTCCAGCCGTACCTGCGCCGGGCCCGGGGGATGGAGTCGCCCGCGCTGGTGGTGCGCGGCGGCACGCCCGGCCCGATCCTCTCCGGCCGGCCGCCCGAGCCGGGCCTGTTCCAGGTCTACCAGGAGGAGTTCGAGGGGGTCTGGTCCGACTCCCGGCCGGTGTCCTGA
- a CDS encoding 3'-5' exonuclease, with translation MSWSAGPLVAFDLETTGTDIETDRIVTAAVVRLDEYGSVSDERTWLLNPGVAIPEQASAIHGISTDRAREHGAEPAGAIEEIADAVAEVLRSVTPLVVMNARYDLSLLDRECRRYEVKSVGERLGTSPSPVIDPLVLDKHVDRYRKGTRALHALCSLYGVSLKEAHNATADAVAAARVARRLGEKYPSVGLIASTDIHDLQVRAAAEQSASLQAYLRRTGKPEAVVEQAWPVIPRQR, from the coding sequence ATGAGCTGGAGCGCTGGGCCTTTGGTGGCGTTCGACCTGGAAACCACGGGTACGGACATCGAGACCGATCGGATCGTCACCGCCGCCGTTGTTCGGCTGGACGAGTATGGATCGGTATCCGACGAGCGGACCTGGCTACTCAACCCCGGGGTAGCGATTCCTGAGCAGGCGTCGGCGATCCATGGCATCTCGACCGACCGGGCCCGCGAGCACGGGGCTGAGCCCGCTGGAGCGATCGAGGAGATCGCGGACGCTGTCGCCGAGGTTTTGAGGTCCGTAACACCCCTGGTCGTCATGAATGCTCGGTACGACCTGTCGCTGCTGGATCGGGAATGCCGGCGGTACGAGGTCAAGTCGGTCGGTGAGCGGCTTGGCACGTCGCCTTCGCCTGTGATCGACCCGTTGGTGCTGGACAAGCACGTGGACCGGTATCGGAAGGGCACGCGGGCCCTTCACGCCTTGTGTTCCCTCTATGGAGTTTCACTGAAAGAGGCGCACAACGCGACCGCAGATGCGGTGGCTGCGGCTCGCGTGGCGCGACGCTTGGGCGAGAAGTACCCCTCCGTCGGGCTGATCGCGTCGACAGACATACATGATCTTCAGGTGCGCGCCGCAGCCGAGCAGTCCGCGTCCTTGCAGGCGTACCTGCGGCGCACTGGGAAGCCCGAGGCAGTTGTCGAGCAGGCTTGGCCTGTTATTCCACGGCAGAGGTGA
- a CDS encoding transposase: MRHGVTHDVLACWFSVDRSTVTRAVGEIRPLLAERGCHVAPGLRFRTLADVIAHLGTTGQTGIIDATEVRVRCPAANRPDRNRFVSGKSRMNAMKALVVTDGWGRVLFCGEARAGSVADITQGRDVGLVDLLADTIHLEILADAATRAWVPRPAGRSSPCPESAAASTSSRSSG; encoded by the coding sequence TTGCGTCACGGCGTCACTCATGACGTCTTGGCCTGCTGGTTCAGCGTGGACCGCTCCACCGTCACCCGAGCCGTCGGGGAGATCCGCCCGCTACTGGCCGAGCGCGGCTGCCACGTGGCGCCCGGCCTACGGTTTCGCACCCTCGCCGACGTGATCGCCCACCTGGGCACCACCGGGCAGACCGGGATCATCGACGCGACCGAGGTCCGAGTCCGCTGTCCGGCGGCCAACCGGCCCGACCGTAACCGGTTCGTCTCGGGCAAGAGCCGGATGAACGCCATGAAAGCACTGGTCGTCACCGATGGATGGGGACGTGTGCTGTTCTGCGGCGAGGCGCGGGCCGGATCCGTCGCCGACATCACCCAGGGCCGCGACGTCGGCCTAGTCGATCTGCTCGCCGACACGATCCACCTGGAGATCCTCGCGGACGCCGCTACCAGGGCCTGGGTGCCCAGACCTGCGGGCAGGTCGTCACCCTGCCCAGAAAGCGCTGCGGCAAGTACCTCAAGCAGGTCCAGTGGCTGA